Proteins encoded by one window of Deltaproteobacteria bacterium:
- a CDS encoding NUDIX hydrolase, with protein sequence MRQIYRGRIVDLRVERVTLPNGTAVDLELMHHPGASAVVAVDDDGRVVLLRQYRHAAGGYLWELPAGVLDAPDEPPRACAARELAEEAGVEADELTHLGTILTTPGFCDERIHLFLARGLRPGAQRHEADEVIAEIARLPLAEALAMIRRGEIVDGKTIAGLHLAAAVLAAA encoded by the coding sequence ATGCGGCAGATCTACCGCGGGCGTATCGTCGACCTGCGGGTCGAGCGGGTCACGCTCCCGAACGGCACGGCGGTCGACCTCGAGCTGATGCACCACCCCGGGGCGTCGGCCGTGGTCGCGGTCGACGATGACGGGCGCGTCGTCCTCCTGCGCCAGTACCGCCACGCGGCCGGCGGCTATCTCTGGGAGCTGCCCGCCGGCGTCCTCGATGCGCCCGACGAGCCGCCGCGCGCCTGCGCGGCGCGCGAGCTCGCCGAGGAGGCGGGCGTCGAGGCGGACGAGCTGACTCACCTCGGCACGATCCTCACCACCCCCGGCTTCTGTGACGAGCGCATCCACCTCTTCCTGGCGCGCGGCCTCCGCCCGGGGGCGCAGCGCCACGAGGCCGACGAGGTGATCGCCGAGATCGCGCGCCTCCCGCTCGCCGAGGCGCTCGCCATGATCCGGCGCGGCGAGATCGTGGACGG